A stretch of DNA from Drosophila virilis strain 15010-1051.87 chromosome 5, Dvir_AGI_RSII-ME, whole genome shotgun sequence:
GCCGCTCACAAGCCACCCATTTGGGAACGGCGTGACTCGTATGGCACTGGCGGCAAATCCTCGACTGAACGCGGAACTCGCGGAGCTAGTAAACATCCGGACGATTTGGATGCAAGCGGATCGAAGCGTGGAAATCGCATCGAAGCAGAGCTGCGGGCGGCACGTAAACGCATTGAAGAGCAgatgatgaagaagaagaagcccAAGGAGAACTTTGTGGACTTTTACACGGACAAGGATCGCGCGGCGGCTGTCAGCGCAGGCGCATTCGACATCAAACAAAGTCTGCAAATAAAGCAGAAGCAGGATCGTAACGAGGCACTGCTAATACCCGACGAGGCGGACATCAGCTCCATCATTGCGCTGGGACTCAAGGAGATCAAAAATGCGAATCCTGAAAATGCCATACATTTCTTTTGCaaggtttaaaaaaaaaaggactcACCTTCAAACTGCACATGCACCCATATGCTGCCTTACATAACGATAACGAGAGTTCCCTTGTACTTGCAGGCCCTGGAGCTGAACAGCACGGACATCAATGCCTTAATCTCGCGCAGTAAATGCTATCTGCTTCTGGGCGAGCCCTCGAGGGCGCTGCAGGATGCTGAGACGGCGCTTGGAGAGGATAAGAATAATATACGCGCCATATATCAAAAGGCCGAGTCTCTCTATTACCTGGGCCAGTTCGAGCAGAGTCTCATGTTCTTCCATCGCGGTCTGCGCGCACGCCCGGAACTCGACTTGTTTCGCCTAGGTGTGCAGAAGACTCAGGAAGCCATTGAGAATACTATAGGCACAAAAACGCGATCCGCTCAGCCTTTGGCAGCTGCTAAAAACAGCGTGTCGCGCAAGTCCGGTGATAACACGCCCAAGTCCCAGACGCTGAACAGCTCGCGGCCACAGGTGGGTCGCCAGAAGCCGACAAAGGCGGATCTGGAGCGTCGCAATGCACGCAAGCTGCTGGGCGAGCTGTGCGTGGACAAGGAGTACCTGGAGAAGCTTCTGCTGCATCCGGATCTGGTGCGTGCCGACACCAACACAGAGAACATATCTGCCTTGGCCAAGGAGGCCGTTTGTTTCCTCAACAAACGTCAGGAATTCTGGCGACAGCAACGTCCCTGCACGGCTTTGCCAAATCACAAAAATCTTCCGAATGATGCGATTCCCAAATGGTTCTAATCCAAGCCACATGCACTAGTAGAAGAATAAgtgttaagtttttgttttgcttgacatcaataaataataataaacattattaaacattaaattgtaattgtttgcAGCCAACATTCTATTTTGTATTATATGCatcatatttattgatttatttatcgattttggatGATTAAACATTTATACAACTTCATATTTCTGTAACATCAACATTATTTTAacataatttgcattttctttgATATTGTTttcgtatatgtatgtgcattaGCTTCGTCCGATTAAAGTCTAATGCAATAAATAGTTGTACAGTTCAACTCATTGTAGTTTCAACACTTTAGCTAGTATCTTTTTATGTGAAAGGTTTGTCCATAGTTTTAACtagttatattattatttctgtttttgttgccttttttgaAGCAAACTCTGATAACAAATGATATAAGTTATAATATTGCGAGCTCTCATCGTTGAAGCTGTAACAACAACTCATAAAAGTttcattatttgttttttgttctttgtttATACTTTCAGCTAAACCTTTTTTATGTTGTTAATTTGACTAGTACGGCTACAATTGTTTAAACATGTACAGACAtgtgtaaatttaatttaatactttattatgttttttttttttgttttgttcagATTGCTCGCTATCAATAACATAAATACgtaaatacttatttatttggtgCATTAGTGAGTACGTCCGCCCAGTGTTGGTTAAGTAATAAAGCGTGTTAATAtaacagaaacagaaagaTTCGATTTGAAAGCAACGAACCAAGCTTTGTTTGATTTACAATCACTTCTTTATGCCTATTGAATGCATATGATGCCAATTcggttattattattgcctgGGAACACTTTAACACGTATATAAATGATATCTACAATACAAttggcaaaaataatatatttttataagttATGCGACTTCCATAGATAAATACAACAGCTCGGAATGTAATAGAGTGGACTGCAATCAATATTAAGTGCTAGACTGTATGCTGTAAGTaaaaagagaatatatatatatatatattcaatcaAATCAGATAAACATATCTTATTGATAGGCAACTATATTCCACATCATTAACTTTTTTccaacttatttaatattgtttcTCTTGTGCAGAACGAAAAAGCGAGTATCTAAAATCTTCCATACTAATGTGTGCCaatttacatatgcatgcacacTTATAATTCACAATTGACCATTTGGCCAGTTGCTTATTAACTTAAAAAATTTCTTTCTGTAAACGTGCCCAAAACTTTTCCACACACAGCCTCCCATATGGTCTAGTGGCTAGGATATCTGGCTTTCACCCAGAAGGCCCGGGTTCGATTCCCGGTATGGGaagtaattttttgtattttagtaaattataatacatttttggatTTTCGCTTACCCCTTGGCATCCTACTTAGTTGTTTGTAGGCCGTGTAGGTAGCGGCGGCGCATTGCCGCTGCGATTTGGTATTGGCGGAGGTCCACGACGATTGGGCAGCGGTGGTGGCGGACCCAGTGGAGCAGCTCCCGTGGGCATTGGCTGCCGACGTGGGCTATCAACAGCACAAATAACTGGCGGCGGAGCTGCTGGCGGCGGATGACGTGGAGCCGGAACATCATCTTGtatctcctcatatatattgctGGCCGTTTCATAAACGGTATCTGGCGGTGAAGGTTGCTCCAAGGAAGGTTGCTTGGACTGTCGCGTTGGCGTTGACACGGGCGTTGCTTGTTTGCTCTGCATCTGGCGCGGTGGCGTAGGTGGACCAGAGGGTAGAGCAGCGCCTGTGGGCGACGCTTTGCCAGAGGATGAATTTGACGAGCTCACAGACGTAGCATGCAGCGGCGAACCCGGCTCCGTGGGTGACTGTGATTTGGATGATGGCGTAGTATCACCCACCATGGCGGGCGGTCGCGGTGGCGCAACCTGCACTGGCTGCAATGGCGTCTGCATGGGCTGTGGCGGCATCGGCGGCTTATTCGGCTTCGGCACAATGCTAATGACACCAGCGTGAGGCAGGTGACGTGGCGAGTTCTTTGGTGACATAGGCATAGGTGGACGTGCTGGCGCCGGACGTGTCGGTGGCTGCTTGGGCCGCTGTGGCACCTCTGGCGTCAATTGCATCAGCTGTGCCTGCTCCGCAGGATTTGAGCACAGCGGTATGGTGTTGGAGGTGCAGAGTTCGATTTCATTGTCCACCTGTTGCGGCCAGTCGGGCGTCTTTAGCTCGAAGACCAGTTCCAAGCCGCAAACCTCTGTGCTCCGCTTGGCGGCCGCATTGAGCGCCGATTCACCATTGCGGAAGGTTACCCACATGGTATCTTCAACATATCGCACCAACGTTACCTCGCCCATTTTGGAGAGCTCGGCTATGAGCGCGGCCATAACGTGCTCATCGTAAATAGTGGGCCCATCCTCATCTGCATCCGCAGACTGCTCGTGCACATGCACCACAATGGTAGAGTCGGGTGGTCCCAGATCCCGAATGACCTGATCGAAGACAACACGCCTGCGCTGCTGATCAATTTCCATTATCTCAGCATCGATGATGGCAATGACGGGCCGATGATCGCTCTGCTTTAGCTCTGAGCGTCCGTAATGGATAAGCTTGCCAGGGTTCCATGCAGCTGCGCCGACGCCACCGAAATCGGTTTCGGCCAGGGCTTTGCGCCGACGCCAGAGCACGCGATCTGTCCAGGCTGGCGCACGCTGTTTTTCCGAGGTGTCGTAGTCATCGCTGAACAAATCGTACTTATAGGTCGGATCGAAGGTGATTTCACCCTCAAGAAACTCGGAGAATACATTGCCAGCTTCCTGTTCCTTGCGCAGCTGATCGAACTCTAGTACCGTGGACAGCTCTCCATTTCGCACGCACTCCTTCAGCTCATCCTTGTCCATGTCAATGCGATAGTTGAAATCGCCGCACCAGAACACCCAGTCATGCGATTTTAGCGTGCGGCCCATGGGAAATGCCAATTTCCGTGTGATTTCCGCATAGTCGGCATTACGTTCCGCCACTTGCGACTGGCCTGCAGCAAAATGGGCGCACACAAAGCACATGGAGCTACCGTGCAGGACAAATCGAATAGCGCAGGCACCCTTATTGCCAGTTGCACCACCCAAACCAGTTTTTACACAGTCAATGGCCACGTCACGTATGTGGGGCGCATGCTCCGGCCGTATATAGATGTACAGGCAGACCCCCACCAGCTGCTGATAGGTAAGCAGGACGTAGTCGTTGTCCCGCGAAATGGTTTTCTGGAGTTCCTCGGCCCACAGTTTGGCATTGTCTGTGCTGGCTGCCATGATATTCGATGCATTCAGATCAACTATCTCCTCGAAGCCGATGGCATAGATGTCCACGGGATGGTCAACATGCTCCGATGGATTGTTGACATCCACCAGCGCCTTAGAACGAGCTAAAGCATGACAGTCCAGCAACCAATCAGCCAGCGAGTCCTTGAACACAATGCTGCGAAAATGTTTGCCGCCATTTACGTTATATGTGCCCACAGCAACGCGCGCCATCCGGGGACGAACATATTCCGTGTATCGCTTGCAAAGCTCCCGCAGCGTAGTCGTGGGTGCGTGCAACATATTGGAGGGCAGCAATATACGCGCACGATCTGCCAGCTCCGAGCTGAGTGTCGAGCCTACGAGAAGAACATCGATTGCTTCCTGCAAAGCAAAAGTGGAGACATAATTAAAGGTTTGCTTTAGATATAAAAGAGATCACTGTGAAAGCCCATGATTTTACGATAACCTTTCCGTAGTTCATACTTTTGAAAATTTCCACAAACCTGTTTAGAGTTATCCAAGAGATTGTTTTGAATAGTGCGTGCCGCAGAGCGCGCACCGTCCATCAGCTTTGAGCCGCCCTGTATGGCGCCGGTACCAGCATAGATTTTGCTGACCTCGTTGCCATTATTGATCCACATCTGACGAAAGATTTCCTCGAAACGCGAAATGTTCTGCTGCTTACCGCCCAGTTTGAGGGCCTCCAGCTGCAAATTGAGTGTATCCAGGCCCAGATACGTCTGCACACAATTTGTGCGATCCAAGCAATCAAGGCAGTTGGTGCGCACGACGCCAAATTGTTCGCGTAACACCTGCCCGTTGGTGGCATGGAATATGCCATAATTGGCGCCGCAGGCTACCATGCGCTCCTTGAGCTTGGCCAGCGCCGAGAAGTTTCCGCCGCGGCACTCCTGATGGTAGTCAAAGACTACGTGCGGCACATCCTTGTGCGCTGACATGCCATGATGGCGCTGGAACTCGTTGCTCAGCATTGCCTCGCCCTCTTTGCTGCCAATCATTGAGCTGCCAAGCAGGTTAACAATCGTCTGGTAGCCATAGCGTTGCCTCATCATGCTCATGTGGCGATCAAAGGCAGCCGCAGAGGTTTCGAATCCACGCGAGAGCTTTACCTTGTGTGAGCCCACCTGAACGCCCGGCTGCTCCCAGAAGAGCGGTACGGAGCCACGCGTCTGTACATGGCTGGTGACATCGCCGTCCACATAGATAACCTGCTCCGTCTCTACAAAGTTGGCCACGTAGCCCTCGTCGTTGGTACCTCTCACATTGAAACGCGTGCCCGCACGTTCGCAGCTCAGCCGGGATATGATAGCAGCGCGCGCCTGTTTGGCACCTATGTAAACGGTGCGCACCTCCACAGAGCCACACATGGTTTGCAGCAGCCAGGACTGGCAGTCAATGCCGAATCGCATCAGATGTATGTGCATCATGCGGTTCCAGAAGAAACGATTGTCCGTTTCCGCCGTCTGGTGACGTCGCTGGGCGCACAGCGTAATGTCAAACTTGCTACTGTGCGCAGCTCCACCTCCTGCACCACCGCCGGCGGCCGATGGATTCGAGTGTGCGAAATAAAAGGTGCCCGAGTTGAGCAACTTACGCACCTCGCTAATTTTGTCCTCGTTGAGCACTGCATTCTGCAGTGAAACAAATGTTGTCTGCGTTATGCGAAAAATTTCCACATCACCAATTTTGCCCATGGACACGCAGCCGGTGACAAGTACCAGGAAGAGTACTGTGCTCTCGCCAGCATTCAGCTGAAGTGCGCCCAAACAGCCGTACGCATCGCACACCTGTAGTAATGCAAATAAGGtgtttttaatgaaaacataTTGGCAATCTTATCAGGAAAAGTTATAATCTAGTTTCGAAAACATATCTACTTAATAGAACTATTCAAGGTTTATCAAAAGCTAAACAAACCAAATTCTTTCTTAAATGCACTACGAAAATAGCAAAGCCTTTAGGACTATATGGAGGCGGGCTTTACATACCCTACTTCAAtctgcataaaaataaatggttTGCATTTGGGCCGAACATAAAATTAcaccaaaatgttttcaagTCAGCTTTTGTTATAAATATCCGTTTGATATCTATCTCTTTTTACTGAAATGCATTCTAATTTCTCCGTATTTAAGAGATTGactttttatataaagatCCTGCTCACTTTATGAATTCTGCTGTAAGCTTACAAATACTTTTTCTCAGAAACATGGAAAAAGTCTAATCAATCTCTTATTTTAACTAAATTTGAATTAGGAGTTCTTCTTTTTAAAAGAGTAAGTACTTATTGATTAATGTTctgtattaatttatataattttacaaACACAAGAAGAACATCTATACCAAAGGTGACGTCATCTCGAGTTTTGATTTGTAAGATGCACTAGACTAGATCGCATCGGTAACTGaagctgatcaggaatatacaTCTATCAGCATAAATGTGTACATATTATAGTGTCATGGGTGGAGAGAGGAGGACTATATTATAACGAGCGGAAACCATACACACCTTCGTGTACTGCTTGCGTATGACATTCTCCTGCTGCGTAAGAAGCGCACAAACATGAGATTCGAAGAGGATGCAGTCGGTCTTGTTGCGATGCTCCAGTAAAACGCTATGGGGTGAGGGCGCTATTGACTTTTCCAGCACGCGTATTACCTTGGACATCGCCATCGTTCCACTGCCGATCTGCGTTGCTTGCCTGTTGTGGATGAACTAAATTTGACTGGCTTTAAGCACTTGATCGCCGCTTCAGCAGCGGCCAGAGCATCTGCAAGTGTACAAAACCATTTGAAATTTGCATTGTAAGCTCTTTGTGTACATTAATAAAgacaaatatgcatataataattATCCAAAGCTGATGAGGCGTGCTAAAAATCAACAGGCaagcattaaatataaaataaacaattacaaACAGGCATTGGCCAAGAATTTTTCAATACGCCCCCGACACAATCGCCGCCAGCTGGtgcacgcatacatacatacatattcacATCTATTtacatgtgcacacacacatgttcaTAAGTGCCGTTGGCTGATAAAATTGTATAGATTTTTCACATGCCAAAACTGTGCGAAGCTTTTAAACATTTGTTATTTCCCGGTGCTTTACAACACACCACGATACTAGAATGTCATTTTATATAgttgcatttattttcaaaaacttttattGGGCTCTTTTAATAAGTAATACCTCTTTTTCgacaaattaattgcaatttttagTAGTTGTATTGAATCGTTCGGAATAAGTTCAATCAAACGACTCCCTGAACTAGCAAGCTGATCAAATGAACCGACTCCCTGGATTCGTTCATCTAGTTCTGATTCGCGCCAACAGTTTTCTGTTATTGCCGCTGTTTACTTTTAAAAACCTCTGGCCTAAAGCTGACTGACTTTggagaaatttaaataaaatgattacataaatataataaatggtTTTTGTGTCTGCACGGGCAACTAATTGAATATGAGTTCAAATGGAGCATGGCCTATATTTAAGCATACAGTTCTCATATCTTGGAAAGAATTTTAaagatttgattttaaaaaaaatcaattttactATTCTTGTAATTCAAATACAAGATTTCTTCCATCGTGAATGCTTAATGGCAATCGAATGTTATCGTCTCATTCGTTGGAAAAAGCCCGCAGGCAATGtcaaatttgaattcaataactatttttttttattacctTTGATTGTTGAATGCACTTGAGATAGCAAGGCTATTTACAAATCGCTGGAATCTGCAAGATATGGTTCGAAGCGTCTAAAAAGCAGCGTGGACTTTGTTCAGTTTGTAATCGTCATGCGAAGATATTTACtttgataaaatattttaagtttgtATATGCTATCTTAATTCGTAATGATATCTAAGTCCCCTCGATTTTGTTTACTAAATCGCAAAACCCATTCATTATCGTAGATAAGAGAAATGCGCAAACTTCTAGAACATAATATACCGGATAAGAGCGGCAGTTTGTTTGCCGAATGGGCCGACAAATTTTACAGAATTCGCATCAGACATGGCGTTCCAAAAGGTACATTAAAGTAAATCAATGATAGATAATTTCAGTACATgtgttaattattaattaggTTCTTTGATCGACACACTCATTTTATGAGCGCGTCGAGGAATTATAAGGTTCTAACAGCGCCAATTACTGGCCAATAAATCATGGAACATCCATGCTGAATCCGGGCGCAAACATAATCAAACGATCCACACAAAATGTGAAGACACATGACTCACCGTTATAATGATTGCGCCTTATCAGACTAAGcccatttattaaaaaaaaaaaaaacaatgcacCGTTCGCACTCGTGAATGAAAATAACGGCGCCACGAAGTATGAGGACACAGTAgtgtacatgcatgtatacatgtatacatgcatgcatgtaagCATGTATGCACGCATGGCGTGCATGTATGGATGAGCATTAAGGgcgaataaatataaataatagaatTGTATTTAATACTTGCAGGCGTATGTTGGTCAAGTTTCaatcttgtttatttatttactatttaCAATTATACTTATTTTACGCATGTGTCTAATGTATTACTTTTTGATTGACTTTTCCCTTTATTCAGTAAACCAAACAACAGCTCGAAAAGTAAAAACAAGTATATCTCTGAACACATACAAAGTCTCAGCCGAATTACTtttgaaatcaaataataaaactgttgccatttaaacagcaattatttttaaacacacacatatatatgacgCAAGAATTACTTAATAACTCGGGCATTAAGCAGGTCAAAAGGTcagtaaatattttgattcacatttattttagtttgtgGTTTTGGAAAAACCTCGTCTTATCATTATcctattataaataattgcgcTTGATTATTGATACATAATATGCATTTATCTGCGTATGAATAGATCCTTGTTAGTATATCTTATTTAGAATtctattatttgtatttaagtgTCTGCCCCGGCCAGCAGCTCTTTTATCAGACTAGAACAATTCAAACGTACTTTGATAagatattcaattttatagatagcaatatattaatttatgtacatacatatgtatgatcACAAGTGGAAATAAAACTTCCCAGGTTcctgaaaaataatttacaatggTGAGAATAGTTTTCTATACATGCAAGTATACATCATGTATGCCATGTGGCAAGGGCATTTAACtagtaaataaatttctcaattcactcaaaaaaaaaaaaaaaaaaaacagaacatAAGACTAACTTGCTTAGGAAATGACTGATCCATACTTAGTATGAATACCCTATGAATGTGCATTcatatgcacatgcacattCATAGGATATTCATACTAAGTATGGACCAGTCATGTATCCATGtgcaatacaaatatatatactaacatATTTGCTCCCTCCTATACCCTCATAGATGTTATCGTTACTTTGCTAGAAGGAGACCTCTTCGATCCCCATTAGGTATATCTCGGATCGGACACTATATCGTAAAGCTGCCGAAAATTGAATTCTTTTttgaacaacttttttgtttctcaagatatgtCGTCTAATCGCCATTGATTGGGTCTACTAATATTCGATCGGACAAATACAAAAACGTTTTTATTATGGAAAAAAGTTCGTTCTTCCAAGATATCTGCAAAACCGTTAACTATAATGCTACAcgggtatttaatattcggcATTGCCAAAGTTGGGCGGCCTTTCTTGTTTTAATCTCTCTgacttaatttatttgtaaacCTAAGGCGCCTGAACTGAATCAGTAGCCCGCCTCTCCTTCACGTTTCCATTCTCTGTGCTTTGCAACTGATATGGCTCTCTAATCTGTATGTGCTcgcaatttataaatatgttcttgtgttgttgttgccgagcgcgtgtctgtttgtttttagtgTATACACGCACTCGTATAcgcttattaatattattatgttcAATACTTGGCGGGCCCTGAGACAGAGATAAGATTCATTCGCATTTATTACGAGAACAGCTTCTATTCTCGATCCCAGACCCCGCATGATGTGATGCTAAAGTTGACTCAGCGTTCGCTGAGAAATTTCCACATTTTTCCCTTAAGTGTTTTCACGTACGTTTAGTTAAATTCTAGCTTAATCTGGATAATACTTGGTTTCTTGGCGGCGAGGGCAAGGGTCTACAGACGGCAGAGTGCGCTCATAGCAAAAGTATGTTCAGCataattaaaagaatttaCACGACTTTTAAACCCACATCAAATGTGCGGCAAGGCAACGCCCCCTTCCAATGACTGTCAACTGTGTGATAACAAGTGCGCATTGTGACTCATCTGAAGTGTGAGAACTATAACCTGGCGATCATAGATaggcaaaaagcaaaatccCATTTAACTGACTCATTAACAATAGATTCACTTTTatcactcaaaaaaaaaagaaacatagtGAACGAAATGTAATTACATGAATGACAAATGatcaaaagtaaaaataaactctattataattaaaattatatttattcgATGGCGGTTTAGCGAAGCATATTTACAGAGCACGAGGCAGGGTGAAAAAGATATATATGGTAaatcaaaaaagaagaagaaaaaagacaGCATACTGTTTCgcttagaaataataaatacctAATTATAATTACGATAAACGATAAtccaaaataacaataacaaaatctaACTAACCTATGCATACATACTCGCTCAGCTCAATCTCAGGCTaactaaatacaaatatacaaactGTCTCAACTTAGAAAATATCGTACGGATCTCTACagatatttaaagcaaaactGTCAACTTAATTTAAAGTTGCTACCGTTAAAGCTTGATGTTGCCAAAGAGCAGAGTACTCAGGCGCAGACTTAATGCCGCGTCCTGGATCCTGCGTAAGCCTAAGGCCGATTTTAGACAAGCAAAGCAGAGTTTAGTCTGTGCGCCCGATCACTTATCTTTAGACttaatttgtttaagtttttataGTGACTAAGGGTTTAGCTAGTAATAATACTACTACCATCAACTGTAGCTCAAAACGCAGTCCGCTGAGTCGCTCACAAAAGTACAAATTATGCatataacaaacaaattcTAACTAGCTGCTGCTACGAGATCAGCAGTCGCTGCTTAGCTGCGGCTAGCCCCGCCCCCATTGTCGTATTTGTTGTCGGTAACAACGTGGGCGCCGGCTGCAGCGGCGCTGTGAGAGAATCGGACGCGGGTGGGTTGAGCGGTAATTCGTAGGCCATGCCGCCCCAGTGCAGCTTAAAGGTGCGCGTGCGCCAGCGTATGGCGGGATTCCAGAGCGCGTGCAGGAACAGATAGGGGCCGGAGAGCTCCCTGAACAGCCAGCCGATGACAAACTCGAATTTGTGGAACGGCATCGAGCCATGCTGCACaatggacagcagcagccagtcgGACAGAAACCAGCACAAGACATGCACCAAATAAAACACCAGCGGATCCCAGGCGAACAGCAGCGATGCCGACCAGGCGGCCAGTGCGCCCAGCAGCATGCATTCCGACAGCGGCTCCAGCAGGATCGTGGTCGGCACCATGGCGACACGCAGCTTGGCCCATCGTATGAGTCGCGCCTAGAagtaaaataacaaattatagCAACCAATCTATGTCAAGGCaatcaacaaattaattaaattatatttaactgATCCGACTAGCATATGCAACTAACGTTTCGTCACTTATTTCCATTTGTTTCCGACAGCTGCCGCTGGCGGCTGGTGGGTTAATCAGTTCTTGATAGGTTCGTGTGCCAGTTGCTCAGGCAAAAGTCGTACAAAATTTGGATGTTATGACCTATGGGAAGTTAAAGTGAGTGCTGCCGCACTGCAAAGTCGTGTACTCGATCAATAATTAGTAGCAAGTGATCGATTTGTAGTTGAACTTGACACTTGGTTGATCCGTTTAATCCGTACTATACTAAATTGATTGTCTTCTTTTGCGTTATTTTTGTTCAGTCCAAGCCTTTGTATAATCTTCACAAATCAGTTGATCACTTGAAATCTGACTCTGTATCGGGCAGAGTTGGGTattgtttgtatatacattAGTTAAAAGTCCCTCATTACACTGAGCTATATCAGGCATAATATTATGTTACAATAAACTGTAGAGTTGACTATTTTAAGGGTAGAATGTCATCTAGACAAATAATTGTCTTTTGCTGGATGCCTGCGATTTTTCTTAGATAATTTCCAAGTGTTCCCGTTTCAGTGTGAATTTGTAGGGGGGCCTTAGTAACCAGGCCCTACGTTGTAGCCGTAATATAACCATAAAActaatattttgattattattttgtacGAGTCGAGCTAGTCTTGATTATTGAGAGATTACTGTTTGTTCCATTCAAGAGAAAGTGCTCGTTTTCCGACCTCCTAATCGAAAATACCTATCGCTAATTGGTTCGGAAATCATTTTGGCATTATTATCGCCCCTTGGAGCACGTTCATAACTTCAATTAGTGGAAAGTTCTGTCCTGCGCTTTGAGCGGCTTTGATTGTcaagtgttttgtttttgtaaatcGACGAAACTTGCTTCAAAGAGCACATGGAAAACATGGGTGGTAGTTAACTCTTGTTACAATACTAAACAAGGATTATTAACGGGGAGGGTATcctatatatatgccaaacaAATTCGGATTAAAATTACAAGAAAACCCTACCTGAAAGCTTCCAATGTCGCATATGCCGCTGTTTTGCAGGGCGGGCTGGTTGGATATGCGCATCTTCCAACCTAGTTCCGTGACGCGCTTGGCAATGAAAAAATCCTCGGCCAGATAGCAGCCGAAGGCGCGTAGCCCACCCAGCTGATCGATGACTGCCTTCCGCAGCAGACACGACATGCCCGTGTGACAATTGATGCCAAGCACGTCGGCTGACAGGTAAATCCTCGACTGCACCGTGCCGAAGAAGATCTTCTCGAAGGTGGCCGCGAAGCCGTCACGGTCGCTGGTGAAGGGCATTTGATGCACTAGGGCGTGTCGCTCGGACATATTTTGGACCATGTCCAGTAGCGTGTCGTTCTTCATTTTTATGCCACTGTCCGAGATCATGACGAAGTCATATTTTGCCGCCATATAGCCGGGATGGATGTTGTTAATTTTAGGATTGACGCCCACATCGGAGCCGCCCACAAAGAGCTGGGCGTCTATCTGCGGGTACTtgtccagcagctgctccaccAGCTTAA
This window harbors:
- the LOC6626701 gene encoding outer dynein arm-docking complex subunit 4 isoform X1 → MSTSVLNTILAVDKEQELLQSFIRTGANADEESLDESHKRSKGRGRGRAAHKPPIWERRDSYGTGGKSSTERGTRGASKHPDDLDASGSKRGNRIEAELRAARKRIEEQMMKKKKPKENFVDFYTDKDRAAAVSAGAFDIKQSLQIKQKQDRNEALLIPDEADISSIIALGLKEIKNANPENAIHFFCKALELNSTDINALISRSKCYLLLGEPSRALQDAETALGEDKNNIRAIYQKAESLYYLGQFEQSLMFFHRGLRARPELDLFRLGVQKTQEAIENTIGTKTRSAQPLAAAKNSVSRKSGDNTPKSQTLNSSRPQVGRQKPTKADLERRNARKLLGELCVDKEYLEKLLLHPDLVRADTNTENISALAKEAVCFLNKRQEFWRQQRPCTALPNHKNLPNDAIPKWF
- the LOC6626701 gene encoding outer dynein arm-docking complex subunit 4 isoform X2 codes for the protein MPRKKQKVDTIEEIETTIKLLCDQSNNHMKVREYYKALTGYNQALELNSTDINALISRSKCYLLLGEPSRALQDAETALGEDKNNIRAIYQKAESLYYLGQFEQSLMFFHRGLRARPELDLFRLGVQKTQEAIENTIGTKTRSAQPLAAAKNSVSRKSGDNTPKSQTLNSSRPQVGRQKPTKADLERRNARKLLGELCVDKEYLEKLLLHPDLVRADTNTENISALAKEAVCFLNKRQEFWRQQRPCTALPNHKNLPNDAIPKWF
- the Synj gene encoding synaptojanin-1, whose protein sequence is MAMSKVIRVLEKSIAPSPHSVLLEHRNKTDCILFESHVCALLTQQENVIRKQYTKVCDAYGCLGALQLNAGESTVLFLVLVTGCVSMGKIGDVEIFRITQTTFVSLQNAVLNEDKISEVRKLLNSGTFYFAHSNPSAAGGGAGGGAAHSSKFDITLCAQRRHQTAETDNRFFWNRMMHIHLMRFGIDCQSWLLQTMCGSVEVRTVYIGAKQARAAIISRLSCERAGTRFNVRGTNDEGYVANFVETEQVIYVDGDVTSHVQTRGSVPLFWEQPGVQVGSHKVKLSRGFETSAAAFDRHMSMMRQRYGYQTIVNLLGSSMIGSKEGEAMLSNEFQRHHGMSAHKDVPHVVFDYHQECRGGNFSALAKLKERMVACGANYGIFHATNGQVLREQFGVVRTNCLDCLDRTNCVQTYLGLDTLNLQLEALKLGGKQQNISRFEEIFRQMWINNGNEVSKIYAGTGAIQGGSKLMDGARSAARTIQNNLLDNSKQEAIDVLLVGSTLSSELADRARILLPSNMLHAPTTTLRELCKRYTEYVRPRMARVAVGTYNVNGGKHFRSIVFKDSLADWLLDCHALARSKALVDVNNPSEHVDHPVDIYAIGFEEIVDLNASNIMAASTDNAKLWAEELQKTISRDNDYVLLTYQQLVGVCLYIYIRPEHAPHIRDVAIDCVKTGLGGATGNKGACAIRFVLHGSSMCFVCAHFAAGQSQVAERNADYAEITRKLAFPMGRTLKSHDWVFWCGDFNYRIDMDKDELKECVRNGELSTVLEFDQLRKEQEAGNVFSEFLEGEITFDPTYKYDLFSDDYDTSEKQRAPAWTDRVLWRRRKALAETDFGGVGAAAWNPGKLIHYGRSELKQSDHRPVIAIIDAEIMEIDQQRRRVVFDQVIRDLGPPDSTIVVHVHEQSADADEDGPTIYDEHVMAALIAELSKMGEVTLVRYVEDTMWVTFRNGESALNAAAKRSTEVCGLELVFELKTPDWPQQVDNEIELCTSNTIPLCSNPAEQAQLMQLTPEVPQRPKQPPTRPAPARPPMPMSPKNSPRHLPHAGVISIVPKPNKPPMPPQPMQTPLQPVQVAPPRPPAMVGDTTPSSKSQSPTEPGSPLHATSVSSSNSSSGKASPTGAALPSGPPTPPRQMQSKQATPVSTPTRQSKQPSLEQPSPPDTVYETASNIYEEIQDDVPAPRHPPPAAPPPVICAVDSPRRQPMPTGAAPLGPPPPLPNRRGPPPIPNRSGNAPPLPTRPTNN